The Roseovarius indicus genome has a segment encoding these proteins:
- a CDS encoding TRAP transporter permease, with protein sequence MHEDFEDTGTGKGSALWRNGLAVFAAGISVFVLSANYYGLLQPMWQTAMTMALILPFAFLHTSRRGRGVWLHPALNIVFAIAVSAAFLNVVFNYMAIQMRQVIPSIWDQIACVVAVLSVLEVTRRYFGWALPIIATVMIGYAFLGNMLPPAWRHAGWDMSFMTFSLYTQSAGLFGVAPKVAVTLIFVFVSLGAFLARMGTMDRVLDLSRAFTRGSYGGSAKVAVFSSAIMGTISGSSVANVVGTGRFTIPLMKAAGFRAYFAAAIEAVASTGGLLMPPVMGAGAFIMAELLQVPYGNIILAAIFPAILYFVVVFLSVHFESRKLDIRSDTEGEARSAALLRCGPYLIPVLLLLGLIAIDIPPVRAALYTVGFCVVLSWVLQPMGLRAIFAALVDSTEQATPILCACACAGIIIGGMDGTGLAIKFSQFLIEFAQESRILALILGMIVVIILGMGLPATAAYILAAAVVAPTLIKLGYMPIAVHLFVFYYANLSHITPPVDLATYAASGIAQSNPIRTSMRAISLGAVAFILPMIFIHDPVLLLQSADPLRLVISVATAVAGTAVIAGGLTGWLFTHVTGLGRLILIASGGALLVPVWYISILGVLIFGLFWISTRTNFQPIVKLPQERT encoded by the coding sequence GTGCACGAAGATTTCGAAGACACCGGCACTGGCAAGGGTAGCGCGCTCTGGCGCAACGGTCTTGCCGTCTTTGCCGCAGGTATTTCGGTCTTCGTCCTGTCGGCGAACTACTACGGCCTGCTTCAGCCCATGTGGCAGACGGCCATGACCATGGCCCTGATCCTGCCCTTTGCATTTCTTCATACGTCCCGGCGCGGCCGGGGCGTATGGCTCCATCCTGCACTCAACATCGTTTTCGCCATCGCCGTTTCCGCGGCCTTCCTGAACGTCGTGTTCAACTACATGGCTATCCAGATGCGTCAGGTCATTCCCAGCATATGGGACCAGATCGCCTGTGTCGTCGCGGTCCTGTCGGTGCTCGAAGTCACACGGCGCTATTTCGGTTGGGCCCTGCCCATCATCGCGACGGTAATGATCGGGTATGCGTTTCTTGGAAACATGCTGCCCCCCGCGTGGCGGCACGCCGGCTGGGACATGTCCTTCATGACGTTCTCGCTCTACACGCAGAGCGCGGGCCTGTTCGGCGTGGCGCCAAAAGTCGCGGTAACGCTGATCTTCGTGTTCGTCTCGCTCGGGGCATTTCTGGCGCGCATGGGCACAATGGACCGCGTGCTCGACCTCAGCCGGGCATTCACCCGTGGCTCCTATGGCGGGTCGGCCAAAGTGGCCGTCTTCTCCTCGGCCATCATGGGCACGATTTCCGGCAGTTCGGTGGCCAACGTGGTCGGCACCGGGCGTTTTACCATCCCGCTCATGAAGGCTGCCGGGTTCCGCGCCTATTTCGCCGCCGCGATCGAAGCCGTGGCTTCCACCGGGGGGCTCCTGATGCCGCCTGTAATGGGGGCCGGTGCCTTCATCATGGCAGAGCTTCTGCAAGTTCCCTACGGCAACATCATCCTCGCCGCGATCTTTCCCGCCATTCTGTATTTCGTCGTGGTGTTCCTGTCGGTCCATTTCGAATCCCGCAAGCTCGATATCCGCTCCGATACCGAGGGCGAGGCCCGGTCCGCCGCGCTGCTGCGCTGTGGCCCCTATCTCATCCCGGTGCTGCTTCTGCTCGGCCTCATCGCGATCGACATCCCGCCTGTGCGCGCCGCGCTCTACACGGTCGGCTTCTGCGTTGTCCTGTCCTGGGTTCTGCAGCCCATGGGGCTGCGCGCCATCTTCGCGGCGTTGGTCGACAGCACCGAACAGGCCACGCCGATACTCTGCGCCTGTGCCTGCGCCGGCATCATCATCGGTGGCATGGACGGCACGGGGCTTGCCATCAAGTTCTCGCAATTCCTGATCGAGTTCGCCCAGGAAAGCCGTATCCTTGCGCTGATCCTCGGCATGATCGTGGTGATCATCCTGGGGATGGGCCTGCCGGCCACGGCGGCCTATATCCTTGCCGCGGCTGTTGTTGCGCCCACGCTGATCAAGCTTGGCTACATGCCAATCGCGGTGCATCTTTTCGTCTTCTATTACGCGAACCTGTCGCACATCACGCCGCCGGTGGACCTTGCCACCTACGCGGCCTCGGGCATCGCGCAATCGAACCCGATCCGGACGTCGATGCGGGCGATATCGCTTGGCGCGGTCGCCTTCATCCTGCCGATGATCTTCATCCACGACCCCGTGCTGCTTCTGCAGTCGGCCGATCCTCTCCGGCTGGTCATTTCCGTGGCCACGGCCGTCGCCGGCACCGCCGTGATTGCGGGCGGGCTGACGGGCTGGCTGTTCACGCACGTAACCGGGCTGGGCCGGCTCATCCTGATCGCCAGCGGCGGCGCGCTTCTGGTGCCTGTCTGGTACATCTCGATCCTTGGCGTGCTGATCTTTGGCCTCTTCTGGATCAGCACCCGCACCAATTTCCAACCAATCGTGAAACTTCCTCAGGAAAGGACCTGA
- a CDS encoding Sua5/YciO/YrdC/YwlC family protein, with product MTVLDPDTDAQRVYETMKDGGVAVIPLDVAYAVFGMTAEAIQRIYTAKGRSFSKPNGTLANRDIFREVHDVDTRAREVVAAITEDYDLPLSIVGKHREGNAFTGALDPFCFERSTKSGTIDLLLNAGPLHRALTAISWQNGTPVMGSSANVSLGGSKFRLQDVEAPVLDAAAIKVDYGLCRYNNPMAISSTIIDVDSFEVHRFGVCYEQIRDILNRHFSIEIPPMPDRDLVRGAAVGEAQDA from the coding sequence ATGACCGTCCTCGATCCGGACACGGACGCGCAGCGCGTTTACGAAACGATGAAAGATGGCGGTGTCGCTGTTATCCCCCTGGACGTGGCCTATGCGGTCTTCGGCATGACCGCCGAGGCGATCCAGCGCATCTACACCGCGAAGGGGCGCAGCTTTTCCAAGCCCAACGGAACGCTGGCCAATCGCGACATCTTCCGCGAGGTCCATGACGTGGACACACGCGCGCGAGAGGTGGTCGCGGCCATTACGGAGGATTACGACCTGCCGCTGTCCATTGTCGGCAAGCACCGTGAGGGCAACGCCTTTACCGGGGCGCTGGACCCGTTCTGCTTCGAGCGGTCGACCAAGTCCGGCACGATCGATCTGTTGCTGAATGCAGGGCCCCTGCACCGGGCGTTGACGGCCATCTCATGGCAGAACGGAACGCCGGTCATGGGCTCTTCGGCCAATGTCTCGCTCGGCGGATCGAAGTTCCGCCTGCAAGATGTCGAGGCCCCGGTTCTTGATGCTGCCGCCATCAAGGTGGATTACGGCCTGTGCCGCTATAACAACCCGATGGCAATCTCCTCGACCATCATCGACGTGGACAGCTTCGAGGTGCACCGGTTCGGCGTTTGCTACGAACAGATCCGCGACATCCTGAACCGCCATTTCTCTATCGAGATTCCGCCGATGCCGGATCGCGACCTGGTGCGCGGGGCGGCCGTGGGCGAGGCTCAAGATGCCTGA
- a CDS encoding 3-isopropylmalate dehydratase large subunit: MPEARTFLDKVWDNHEVERLDNGQSLLFIDRLLLHELSTPRAFEELRKRGLKVANPDLVIGFSDHIVSTEPGRATGNVPGGPEMLEMFRRNARDFGIRHFDVDDDHQGIVHVVAPELGLILPGMTVVCGDSHTCTMGGVSAMGWGIGTSEIAQVLATQTLAIRKPGTMRVELTGALPKGVSAKDIVLGLIAEFGVSAGVGHMVEFTGEALAGMTVEARMTLCNMAIEMGARIGMTAPDEATFDYIAKRPLAPSPDVLETLRRACEDVATDPGATWDKTLTFDVSRLRPQITWGTTPGEAMAICGTIPAAADARALDYMQLDAGASLLGTPVNRVFIGSCTNGRLSDLREAAAILQGRKVAATVRALVVPGSMSVKRAAEAEGLDLIFKEAGFEWRDSGCSMCPGLNGDKAGAGERIVSTTNRNFENRQGTGARTHLASPASAAAAAITGVITDPGALAGAGT; encoded by the coding sequence ATGCCTGAGGCAAGGACCTTTCTGGACAAGGTTTGGGACAACCACGAGGTCGAGAGACTGGACAATGGCCAGTCGCTTCTATTCATCGACCGGCTGCTGTTACACGAACTGTCAACGCCGCGGGCGTTCGAGGAGTTGCGGAAACGCGGTCTGAAGGTGGCCAATCCCGACCTTGTCATCGGGTTTTCGGACCATATCGTGTCAACCGAACCGGGGCGTGCGACGGGCAATGTGCCGGGCGGTCCGGAAATGCTCGAAATGTTCCGCAGGAATGCCCGCGACTTTGGCATACGGCACTTCGACGTGGACGACGATCACCAGGGTATTGTCCATGTGGTCGCCCCGGAGCTCGGCCTGATCCTTCCCGGTATGACGGTTGTCTGCGGCGACAGTCATACCTGCACCATGGGCGGGGTGTCGGCCATGGGCTGGGGCATCGGCACCTCTGAAATTGCACAGGTCCTGGCGACCCAGACGCTGGCGATCCGCAAACCCGGGACGATGCGCGTCGAGCTGACGGGGGCCTTGCCAAAGGGGGTGTCGGCCAAGGATATCGTCCTCGGGCTGATCGCGGAATTCGGCGTGTCGGCGGGTGTCGGCCACATGGTCGAATTCACCGGCGAGGCGCTTGCCGGCATGACGGTCGAGGCGCGGATGACCCTGTGCAACATGGCGATCGAGATGGGCGCGCGCATCGGCATGACAGCCCCGGATGAGGCAACGTTCGACTATATCGCCAAGCGGCCGCTGGCGCCTTCGCCGGACGTGCTCGAAACCCTGCGCCGCGCCTGCGAGGACGTCGCGACCGATCCGGGGGCGACATGGGACAAGACGCTCACATTCGATGTCTCGCGTCTTCGGCCCCAGATCACCTGGGGGACCACCCCGGGCGAGGCCATGGCAATTTGCGGCACGATCCCCGCCGCCGCTGACGCCCGGGCGCTGGACTACATGCAGCTCGACGCGGGCGCGTCGCTTCTGGGGACGCCGGTCAACCGGGTGTTCATCGGGTCCTGCACGAACGGGCGGCTGTCCGACCTGCGCGAGGCAGCAGCCATATTGCAGGGGCGGAAGGTGGCTGCGACTGTCCGGGCGCTCGTGGTGCCCGGCTCCATGTCCGTCAAGCGCGCGGCCGAGGCCGAGGGGCTCGACCTCATATTCAAGGAGGCCGGCTTCGAATGGCGCGACAGCGGCTGTTCCATGTGCCCGGGCCTCAACGGCGACAAGGCCGGCGCGGGAGAGCGTATCGTCTCAACCACCAACCGGAATTTCGAGAACCGGCAGGGGACAGGTGCCAGAACGCATCTGGCAAGCCCCGCATCGGCCGCCGCTGCCGCGATCACCGGTGTCATTACCGATCCCGGCGCATTGGCGGGGGCAGGGACATGA
- a CDS encoding 3-isopropylmalate dehydratase small subunit yields the protein MIAKSSIIGRAMPLLLDDVDTDALYPARFYTLPGGFDQALFADWRCHADGTPKPGFPTNDPRYDKANILIAGRNFGCGSSRENAVWALQDAGFEAIIAASFGEIFAGNAATCGLACLTAPLDDIAALAVRPDITAGTASLHIDITTGTLMTDGRPALVLSMEETARRAILDGDMPLDRAIRRAETSRRKINAYLGGQAWAPKDILAVSGDHS from the coding sequence ATGATCGCGAAATCGTCGATAATCGGGCGCGCGATGCCGCTCTTACTTGATGACGTGGACACCGATGCGCTCTACCCCGCGCGGTTCTACACGTTGCCCGGCGGGTTCGACCAGGCGCTCTTCGCCGACTGGCGGTGTCACGCGGATGGAACGCCGAAACCCGGCTTCCCGACGAACGACCCGCGCTATGACAAGGCCAACATTCTGATTGCCGGGCGAAATTTCGGCTGCGGCTCTTCGCGGGAGAACGCGGTCTGGGCGCTTCAGGATGCCGGGTTCGAAGCCATCATCGCCGCCAGCTTCGGAGAGATATTCGCCGGCAACGCGGCAACGTGCGGGCTGGCCTGTCTGACGGCACCGCTTGACGATATCGCCGCCCTTGCCGTGCGCCCCGATATCACGGCCGGAACCGCGAGCTTACACATAGATATCACGACCGGTACGCTGATGACCGACGGCAGGCCCGCACTTGTCCTGTCGATGGAAGAGACCGCGCGCAGGGCCATCCTCGATGGTGACATGCCGCTCGACCGGGCGATCCGCCGCGCCGAAACCTCCCGGCGCAAGATCAACGCTTATCTTGGCGGCCAGGCGTGGGCGCCAAAAGACATCCTCGCCGTTTCAGGAGATCACTCATGA
- a CDS encoding isocitrate lyase/PEP mutase family protein, with product MTGQNLHFRTRLAESIRAPGLTSIPGVFDMISARIADQIGFDALYMTGYGTTASHLGIPDAGLISYAEMLSRVTAIAGGTRTPLIADADTGFGGLLNLERTVRGYEAAGAAAIQIEDQEFPKKCGHTLGRKVIPAEDMAQKIRVAIDTRDDPELLIVARTDARTVHGLDEALRRGEVYAEAGADILFIESPESEEEMERICQSFDTPLVANIVEGGRTPVLSAPALAKLGYSAAIFPAFGFLAAGAALREAYTTLRETGSSHGGNQPLFDFSDFNRLMGFEDVWAFEAKWFQQNDKG from the coding sequence ATGACAGGCCAAAATCTTCATTTCCGCACACGGCTGGCAGAGAGTATCCGGGCCCCGGGCCTGACCTCCATTCCCGGCGTGTTCGACATGATCTCTGCGCGCATTGCCGACCAGATCGGCTTTGACGCGCTGTATATGACGGGCTATGGCACGACGGCCTCGCACCTGGGCATTCCGGATGCGGGCCTGATCAGCTATGCCGAGATGCTCTCTCGCGTCACCGCGATCGCCGGGGGCACCCGGACCCCGCTCATCGCCGATGCCGATACCGGGTTCGGCGGATTGCTGAACCTCGAGCGCACGGTGCGGGGATACGAAGCGGCGGGCGCCGCCGCAATCCAGATCGAAGACCAGGAGTTTCCGAAGAAATGCGGCCACACGCTTGGCCGCAAGGTGATACCGGCCGAGGACATGGCCCAGAAGATCCGCGTGGCGATCGACACCCGCGATGATCCGGAACTGCTGATCGTTGCGCGAACCGATGCGCGCACCGTCCATGGCTTGGACGAAGCCCTGCGCCGGGGCGAAGTCTATGCCGAAGCGGGCGCCGATATCCTGTTCATCGAAAGCCCGGAAAGCGAAGAGGAAATGGAACGCATCTGTCAGAGTTTCGACACGCCGCTCGTGGCCAATATCGTGGAAGGGGGGCGCACGCCGGTGCTTTCCGCGCCCGCGCTCGCCAAGTTGGGTTACAGCGCAGCGATTTTCCCGGCCTTCGGCTTTCTCGCCGCGGGGGCCGCCCTTCGCGAAGCCTATACCACCTTGCGCGAAACCGGCTCCAGCCATGGTGGCAACCAGCCGCTTTTCGATTTCTCCGACTTCAACCGCCTTATGGGTTTCGAGGACGTCTGGGCCTTCGAAGCCAAGTGGTTCCAACAGAACGACAAAGGATAA
- a CDS encoding Sua5/YciO/YrdC/YwlC family protein, giving the protein MARTDIQADARRAFDVLKSGGSAILPMDVGYSLIGGSTPSLIRIFDAKQRAEHKLNAMIGDNTMSEDLHDLTPEQRDVVNCLTKERGLPLGIIAPAHPDHPLIEALDEEGLRRSTRDGTVCMLLNAGAFHAEISRLSREECHPLFGSSANRTMQGTKFRVEDIEPEIRDVADVIVDYGLRKYHLYEKSSTLLDLSEMKVVRIGSCYELITDALELEFGISLKQAA; this is encoded by the coding sequence ATGGCAAGAACCGATATCCAAGCCGACGCGCGCCGGGCTTTCGATGTACTCAAGTCCGGAGGCAGTGCGATCCTGCCGATGGATGTAGGTTATTCCCTGATCGGGGGATCGACGCCCTCACTGATCAGGATTTTCGATGCCAAGCAACGGGCCGAACACAAGCTGAACGCCATGATCGGCGACAACACCATGTCAGAGGACTTGCACGACCTGACACCGGAACAGCGCGACGTGGTGAACTGCCTCACCAAGGAACGAGGCTTGCCGCTCGGCATCATTGCACCGGCACATCCGGACCATCCTCTGATCGAGGCGCTTGACGAGGAGGGGCTGCGCCGGTCGACCCGGGATGGCACGGTCTGCATGCTTCTCAATGCCGGAGCGTTTCATGCAGAAATTTCCCGGCTGAGCCGCGAAGAATGCCATCCGCTCTTCGGGTCATCCGCGAACCGTACGATGCAGGGCACAAAGTTCCGCGTCGAGGATATCGAACCCGAGATCCGCGATGTTGCTGACGTCATCGTGGATTACGGACTGCGCAAATATCACCTGTACGAAAAGAGTTCGACCCTTCTGGACCTCAGCGAAATGAAGGTCGTACGGATCGGGTCATGCTACGAACTCATCACCGACGCTCTTGAGCTCGAATTCGGGATCAGTTTGAAACAGGCAGCCTAA
- a CDS encoding LysR family transcriptional regulator, with protein MQDRQIMGLIATFVAVADLGSFKRAAERVGRSPAAVSGQIAQLEEIVGVRLLVRTTRSVRLSDAGEEFLIRGRRILNETDRLLRDFKANTAAFSGSVELSVSPTIAVSIIPEAIKRIEAEQPDVKVSLLEALRTDMLNSVESGAVDFGMGPYSDVPEVLEFSPLFEQEFKLILPETHPIARRGFAEAGDLDHLHLMCPSKGSTARGVLDELARRADITILPRHESMQYPTLYALVAAGLGATVMPVVDPRLLVASRLVALSFKDQRASRTIGKISRRGEKLSPVADLLLETVVNTAAKNADRLGLAI; from the coding sequence ATGCAAGACCGGCAGATCATGGGGCTGATCGCGACATTCGTGGCCGTGGCCGATCTCGGAAGCTTCAAACGGGCGGCGGAACGGGTCGGCAGATCGCCTGCCGCGGTCAGTGGTCAGATCGCCCAATTGGAAGAGATCGTGGGCGTCCGGCTTCTGGTCCGGACAACGCGGTCTGTTCGGCTTTCCGATGCGGGGGAAGAGTTCCTGATCCGCGGGCGCCGTATTCTCAACGAGACCGACAGGCTGTTGCGCGACTTCAAGGCGAACACCGCGGCCTTTTCGGGCAGTGTCGAGCTGTCGGTCTCTCCGACCATCGCGGTCAGCATCATCCCCGAGGCGATCAAGCGGATCGAGGCAGAGCAGCCTGACGTGAAGGTATCGCTGCTAGAGGCACTGCGCACGGACATGCTCAACTCGGTTGAAAGCGGGGCGGTCGATTTTGGCATGGGGCCCTATTCGGACGTGCCCGAGGTGCTGGAATTCTCGCCGCTCTTCGAGCAGGAATTCAAACTCATTCTGCCCGAGACGCACCCGATTGCGCGGCGTGGCTTTGCCGAAGCGGGGGACTTGGACCATCTTCACCTGATGTGCCCCAGCAAGGGCAGCACAGCGCGCGGTGTTCTGGACGAGCTGGCGCGGCGGGCGGATATCACGATTTTACCCCGGCATGAGAGCATGCAATATCCGACGCTCTACGCGCTTGTCGCGGCCGGGCTCGGGGCCACCGTCATGCCCGTGGTCGACCCGCGCCTGCTTGTCGCGTCAAGGCTGGTGGCGCTGTCCTTCAAGGATCAGCGCGCCTCGCGAACGATCGGAAAGATTTCGCGCAGGGGCGAGAAACTGTCGCCGGTCGCCGACCTTCTGCTGGAGACAGTCGTGAACACGGCCGCGAAGAATGCCGACCGGCTGGGCCTGGCCATCTGA
- a CDS encoding glutathione S-transferase family protein, protein MKLFMSGNSPYARKVRVMLRELGKADSVEEVPVNPRDPATGFWDLNPVGRIPALSLDSGVTIVESDLVCRYLDGLLAHGKLHSPVDGDPDRLRILGLAQGVLDKGMIARVEKQRPGGPDQDEFVDTHQKAVCRALDVLDDVAPDTVDVPDMADIAAVCAADWVGFRHPELNILETRSRLANWVSVLNARPAFAATRPG, encoded by the coding sequence GTGAAACTGTTTATGTCGGGCAATTCGCCCTACGCACGAAAAGTGCGCGTCATGCTGCGCGAGCTTGGAAAGGCCGACAGCGTGGAGGAGGTACCCGTGAACCCTCGCGATCCCGCGACGGGCTTCTGGGATCTCAACCCGGTCGGGCGAATCCCGGCCTTGTCGCTCGACTCTGGCGTGACGATCGTCGAATCCGATCTTGTCTGCCGGTATCTCGATGGTCTTTTGGCCCACGGGAAACTGCACAGCCCGGTGGATGGCGACCCCGACCGTTTGCGCATTCTCGGGCTTGCGCAGGGCGTTCTCGACAAGGGCATGATCGCCCGTGTCGAAAAGCAGCGCCCCGGCGGGCCCGATCAGGACGAGTTTGTCGACACCCATCAAAAGGCGGTCTGCCGTGCTCTTGATGTGCTCGACGATGTCGCGCCAGATACGGTCGACGTGCCCGACATGGCCGACATTGCCGCCGTCTGCGCGGCCGACTGGGTCGGCTTTCGTCATCCAGAACTGAATATTCTCGAGACCCGCTCGCGCCTGGCGAACTGGGTGTCGGTGTTGAACGCGCGGCCCGCCTTCGCCGCCACACGCCCCGGCTGA
- the dctP gene encoding TRAP transporter substrate-binding protein, translating to MKRRELLKMSAAAGGLVAMPAVLRAASAVELTVVHGSPNKHVISAGGVEPWMNKLKELVGDAVSYNYFPAGQLANLKGLMNAVQTGVADAVPVPIGYVSDKMPLNGVSTLPGLGSSARTNIDTYAAAIQTPELMGEFDENGIVPIWNMAYPPYQLFSSKGAIPSLAEFEGRVIRSAGGSMNLAIESLGAAPAEISASDIYVAMERGTVNATLSAFSSVKGYGVQELCDAASTNGSFGTFTNVFSIRQEKWDTIPAEIQDAIMEAGKFTEQHVGDLMDSDTETLGKEFSELGMDLYEFPPEELDKINGALESVHDSWVERLAGRGLPAEAALEKYRKAAKQA from the coding sequence ATGAAAAGACGCGAACTTCTCAAGATGAGCGCCGCCGCGGGCGGCCTGGTGGCCATGCCGGCCGTTCTGCGCGCGGCAAGTGCCGTGGAACTGACCGTGGTGCACGGCAGCCCCAACAAACACGTGATCTCTGCCGGCGGCGTCGAGCCCTGGATGAACAAGCTCAAGGAGCTGGTCGGCGACGCCGTGTCGTACAATTATTTCCCGGCCGGACAGCTGGCGAACCTCAAGGGCCTTATGAACGCGGTTCAGACCGGCGTGGCCGACGCCGTGCCGGTGCCGATCGGCTATGTCAGCGACAAGATGCCCCTGAACGGTGTTTCGACGCTGCCCGGGCTGGGCTCGTCGGCGCGCACGAATATCGACACCTACGCCGCCGCGATCCAGACGCCCGAGCTGATGGGCGAGTTCGACGAGAACGGGATCGTACCGATCTGGAACATGGCGTACCCGCCTTACCAGCTGTTCTCGTCCAAGGGCGCCATTCCCAGCCTTGCCGAGTTCGAGGGCCGCGTCATCCGCTCGGCCGGTGGCAGCATGAACCTTGCCATCGAGTCGCTGGGCGCCGCGCCGGCCGAGATTTCCGCCAGCGACATCTACGTCGCGATGGAACGGGGCACGGTCAACGCGACGCTTTCGGCCTTCAGCAGCGTGAAGGGCTACGGCGTGCAGGAGCTCTGTGACGCCGCCAGCACCAACGGCTCGTTCGGGACGTTCACCAACGTCTTCTCGATCCGGCAAGAAAAGTGGGACACGATCCCGGCCGAGATCCAGGATGCGATCATGGAAGCCGGCAAATTCACCGAACAGCATGTCGGCGACCTGATGGATTCCGACACCGAGACGCTGGGCAAGGAATTCTCCGAGCTCGGCATGGATCTTTACGAGTTCCCGCCCGAGGAGCTGGACAAGATCAACGGCGCGCTGGAATCCGTCCACGACAGCTGGGTCGAACGCCTTGCGGGCCGGGGTCTTCCGGCCGAGGCGGCGCTTGAGAAATACCGCAAGGCCGCAAAACAGGCATGA
- a CDS encoding TRAP transporter small permease encodes MTSGAFKRTVGAADHALRAVENVLIVVGGAAIALAMVFVSSDAVMRHLFSAPLTFQYTLTESYLMVMGFSLALPWGYRTGGRIRIQLLLNTIPKGPRILLLRAGNILAAIYLTFICWQALGKTTDAFVKNDLMMGVIDWPVGWSWVWIPIGMFMLVLRLLVDAFSDFDPDAPAAH; translated from the coding sequence ATGACATCGGGCGCCTTCAAAAGAACGGTGGGGGCAGCCGACCACGCCTTGCGCGCGGTCGAGAATGTCCTCATCGTCGTGGGCGGGGCGGCCATCGCCCTTGCGATGGTGTTCGTCAGTTCAGATGCCGTGATGCGGCATCTGTTCTCTGCCCCGCTCACGTTTCAATACACGCTGACTGAAAGCTACCTGATGGTGATGGGCTTTTCCCTGGCACTTCCCTGGGGATACCGGACAGGCGGGCGTATCCGCATCCAGCTATTGCTCAACACCATTCCCAAGGGGCCGCGCATCCTGCTTTTGCGGGCCGGGAATATCCTGGCAGCCATCTACCTGACGTTCATCTGCTGGCAGGCCCTGGGAAAGACAACCGACGCCTTCGTCAAGAACGACCTGATGATGGGCGTGATCGACTGGCCGGTTGGATGGTCATGGGTATGGATTCCGATCGGGATGTTCATGCTCGTCCTTCGGCTTCTCGTCGATGCTTTCAGCGACTTCGACCCAGACGCGCCCGCGGCGCACTAA
- a CDS encoding TRAP transporter large permease codes for MTILAGTLLLILFLLLGLPVGFALGVAGSISLLFVAPQATVLGLMTEVVHHTFANYVILTIPAFVMMSEFLSAGGIADDMMIACNRLMRKVKGGLAMACVLAGAVLAATSGSSTASVATIARAAYPTMSRLGYNPGLAIGTISIAGTLAIMIPPSIALVVYGILTEESIGKLFIAGIGPGVVTGLGYMVAIRLVLWRNPDWAPSHDDALTDAEGHRLEQKGRVWPVVLLVVLVLGSLYSGLATPTEVGAIGAVGAFLLSLSLGRLRAGTAATAIGNTLRTSAMIVTIIFGALMFGYFMTYTQVTNRLLDFIAASDISPHLVLVLILLMYLLLGMLMDQFAILVLTVPVSYSIVTGLGFDPIWFGILIVKTAEIGLVTPPVGLNVFIASAATQTPTKVGFKGVAPFVAVELVLLALLVSFPEISLFLVN; via the coding sequence ATGACCATACTCGCCGGCACTCTGCTGCTGATCCTGTTTCTTTTGCTTGGTCTGCCCGTTGGCTTCGCCCTTGGCGTGGCGGGTAGCATCAGCCTGCTGTTCGTGGCCCCGCAGGCCACCGTTCTGGGCCTGATGACAGAGGTCGTGCACCACACCTTTGCCAATTACGTGATCCTGACGATCCCGGCCTTCGTGATGATGTCGGAGTTTCTCAGCGCGGGCGGCATCGCCGACGACATGATGATCGCGTGCAACCGGCTGATGCGAAAGGTCAAGGGCGGGCTGGCCATGGCCTGTGTTCTGGCCGGCGCCGTTCTGGCGGCCACGTCCGGCTCAAGCACGGCCTCGGTGGCCACCATCGCCCGGGCCGCCTACCCGACGATGAGCCGGCTGGGCTACAACCCCGGCCTCGCGATCGGCACGATCTCGATCGCGGGCACGCTGGCCATCATGATCCCGCCGTCGATCGCGCTTGTCGTCTACGGCATCCTGACCGAGGAATCGATCGGCAAACTGTTCATCGCCGGCATCGGCCCGGGGGTGGTGACGGGGCTGGGCTACATGGTCGCGATCCGCCTGGTGCTCTGGCGCAACCCTGACTGGGCGCCGTCGCATGACGATGCCCTGACCGATGCCGAAGGCCACCGGCTCGAACAGAAGGGGCGGGTCTGGCCGGTAGTGTTGCTGGTCGTGCTCGTGCTGGGCAGTCTCTATTCCGGGCTGGCGACGCCAACCGAAGTGGGCGCCATCGGGGCGGTCGGGGCCTTCCTGCTGTCGCTCTCGCTTGGCCGGCTGCGCGCCGGCACCGCGGCCACCGCCATCGGCAACACGCTGCGGACCAGCGCGATGATCGTGACGATCATATTCGGCGCGCTGATGTTCGGGTATTTCATGACCTACACCCAGGTCACCAACCGGCTGCTCGATTTCATCGCCGCATCCGATATCTCGCCGCATCTCGTGCTGGTGCTGATCCTTCTGATGTATCTCCTGCTGGGCATGCTGATGGATCAGTTCGCGATCCTCGTGCTGACGGTGCCGGTCAGCTACTCGATCGTCACGGGCCTCGGCTTCGACCCGATCTGGTTCGGCATCCTGATCGTCAAGACCGCCGAGATCGGGCTGGTGACGCCGCCTGTGGGCCTGAACGTCTTCATTGCCTCAGCTGCCACCCAGACCCCCACCAAGGTCGGGTTCAAGGGCGTCGCCCCCTTCGTCGCGGTCGAGCTGGTGCTGCTGGCGCTGCTCGTGTCCTTCCCGGAAATCTCTCTGTTTCTCGTGAACTAG